A genome region from Coffea arabica cultivar ET-39 chromosome 7e, Coffea Arabica ET-39 HiFi, whole genome shotgun sequence includes the following:
- the LOC113699693 gene encoding uncharacterized protein, translated as MVNHLSLPTLRHPIPYRLQWLNESGDIKVTKQVVVLFRIGKYGDEVLCDVVPMQTSHILLGRPWQYDKKTTHDGFTNKYSFLHHNKKMILVPLSPQQVHEDQLRLQQEHERELAKKSTNSKAIIKAPVKRTSTPGSSGRMEKRPNLLAKNKEVHKLLLSKQVVYILYCKEVILLSHEVLNDLPSEISSLLQEFEDVFPDEIPSALDENMKICMDSFHLTSFHIPMMVDGAIGLENY; from the coding sequence ATGGTAAATCATCTTTCCTTGCCCACGTTGAGGCACCCTATCCCATACCGCTTGCAATGGCTTAATGAGAGTGGGGATATCAAAGTCACCAAGCAAGTGGTGGTGCTTTTCCGAATTGGGAAGTATGGGGATGAGGTCCTTTGCGACGTCGTTCCCATGCAAACTTCTCACATTTTGTTGGGACGGCCATGGCAATATGACAAGAAAACTACTCATGATGGCTTTACCAACAAGTACTCCTTCTTGCACCACAACAAGAAGATGATACTTGTTCCTCTCAGCCCTCAGCAGGTGCATGAAGATCAACTGCGATTGCAACAGGAGCATGAACGAGAGTTGGCCAAGAAATCAACCAATTCTAAAGCAATCATTAAGGCACCAGTCAAGAGGACATCTACCCCTGGATCATCTGGTCGAATGGAGAAAAGGCCCAACTTGCTTGCCAAGAACAAAGAAGTTCACAAGTTACTTTTGTCTAAGCAAGTTGTCTATATTTTATATTGTAAAGAGGTGATTTTACTTTCTCATGAAGTACTCAATGACTTACCTTCTGAAATCTCCTCTTTAttacaggaatttgaggacGTTTTTCCAGATGAGATCCCCAGTGCTcttgatgagaacatgaagatttgcatgGATTCCTTTCATCTTACAAGTTTTCACATTccaatgatggttgatggtgcaatcgggctcGAGAATTATTGA